The following are encoded together in the Actinoplanes sp. N902-109 genome:
- a CDS encoding transcriptional regulator: protein MTAVTGTPDPTADRPDQHPVTGLDDVVHQRVRLGILTIAHEAGRVEFGYLRTQLQLTAGNLSQHLNVLDTAGLVAVEKGYEGRRARTWITLTAAGSAALAAEIGRLKLLIARVETTDPMEE from the coding sequence GTGACCGCGGTGACCGGCACGCCCGACCCCACCGCCGACCGGCCGGACCAGCACCCGGTCACCGGGCTGGACGACGTGGTGCACCAGCGGGTGCGGCTCGGCATCCTCACGATCGCGCACGAGGCGGGACGGGTGGAGTTCGGCTATCTGCGCACCCAGTTGCAGCTGACCGCCGGCAACCTCTCACAGCACTTGAACGTGTTGGACACAGCCGGGCTGGTTGCGGTGGAGAAAGGGTACGAAGGGCGGCGCGCCCGCACCTGGATCACCCTCACCGCGGCCGGGAGCGCCGCGCTGGCCGCCGAGATCGGGCGGTTGAAGCTGCTCATCGCCCGGGTGGAGACGACCGACCCGATGGAGGAGTGA
- a CDS encoding response regulator transcription factor, whose translation MIRVVLADDESLVRMGLRVLIDREDDLAVAGEAASGPEALRVVRETRPDVLLLDVRMPGMDGLATLRAITADPELAALRVVIVTTFEIDSYIFAALQAGAAGFVLKDTAPADLVRAIRVAAAGEALLSPSVTRRVVSMFSQPGGAVTGIDTLTGREREIVAWVTTGHTNEQIARELRLSPATVRTHAGRAMVKLNARTRAQLVVIGVRAGLTVDR comes from the coding sequence ATGATCCGCGTGGTGCTGGCCGACGACGAGAGCCTCGTGCGCATGGGCCTGCGTGTCCTCATCGACCGGGAGGACGACCTGGCCGTGGCAGGTGAGGCCGCGTCGGGCCCGGAGGCGCTGCGGGTCGTGCGCGAGACCCGCCCGGACGTGCTGCTGCTGGACGTCCGCATGCCCGGCATGGACGGCCTCGCCACGCTGCGGGCCATCACCGCCGACCCGGAGCTGGCCGCGCTGCGGGTGGTCATCGTGACCACGTTCGAGATCGACAGCTACATCTTCGCGGCCCTGCAGGCCGGGGCCGCCGGTTTCGTCCTCAAGGACACCGCCCCCGCCGACCTGGTCCGGGCGATCCGGGTGGCGGCGGCCGGTGAGGCGCTGCTGTCGCCGTCGGTGACCCGGCGGGTGGTGTCGATGTTCAGCCAGCCCGGGGGCGCGGTGACCGGCATCGACACGCTGACCGGCCGGGAACGCGAGATCGTCGCCTGGGTCACCACCGGCCACACCAATGAGCAGATCGCCCGCGAGCTCCGGCTGAGCCCGGCCACCGTACGCACCCACGCCGGCCGCGCGATGGTCAAGCTCAACGCCCGTACCCGCGCCCAGCTCGTGGTCATCGGTGTCCGCGCCGGCCTCACGGTGGACCGCTGA
- a CDS encoding LLM class flavin-dependent oxidoreductase, which yields MPLLDFHWFLPTNGDSRDIVGGGHGTPVGSAGGVRPLTIGYLGQIARSAEQLGFTGALTPAGAWCEDAWLTTAMLTTVTERLKFLVAFRPGLISPTLAAQMASTFQRLSGNRLLLNVVTGGESHEQRSYGDFLDKDARYERTAEFLGIVRALWRGETVDHDGKHLRVEGAKLSRLPDPVPDIYFGGSSAAAGPVAAEHSDVYLTWGEPLAQVKEKLDGIRSLNPGLRFGIRLHVIARDTAPAAWAEAERLIAGVPPAAIEAVQAGLRRSESEGQRRMLDLHGGSRDALVVAPNLWAGVGLVRGGAGTALVGSHTEIADRITEYAELGITEFILSGYPHLEEAYWFGEGVLPVLRDRGLWQHPAGAANPAPSSIPFAGVAP from the coding sequence ATGCCGCTCCTGGACTTCCACTGGTTCCTGCCCACCAACGGCGACAGCCGGGACATCGTCGGCGGTGGCCACGGCACGCCCGTCGGGTCGGCGGGCGGGGTGCGGCCGCTGACCATCGGCTACCTCGGGCAGATCGCCCGCAGCGCCGAGCAGCTCGGCTTCACCGGCGCGCTCACCCCGGCCGGGGCCTGGTGCGAGGACGCCTGGCTGACCACGGCGATGCTCACCACGGTCACCGAGCGGCTGAAGTTCCTCGTCGCGTTCCGGCCCGGCCTGATCTCACCCACGCTGGCGGCGCAGATGGCCTCGACCTTCCAGCGGCTGTCCGGCAACCGGTTGCTGCTCAACGTGGTCACCGGTGGGGAGTCGCACGAGCAGCGGTCGTACGGTGACTTCCTCGACAAGGACGCGCGCTACGAACGTACGGCGGAGTTCCTGGGGATCGTCCGGGCCCTGTGGCGCGGCGAGACGGTTGACCACGACGGCAAGCACCTGCGGGTCGAGGGTGCCAAGCTGAGCCGGCTGCCCGATCCGGTGCCGGACATCTACTTCGGCGGGTCGTCGGCCGCCGCCGGCCCGGTCGCCGCCGAGCACAGCGACGTGTACCTGACCTGGGGCGAGCCGCTGGCGCAGGTCAAGGAGAAACTCGACGGGATCCGCTCGCTCAACCCGGGCCTGCGCTTCGGCATCCGGCTGCACGTCATCGCCCGCGACACCGCCCCGGCCGCCTGGGCCGAGGCCGAGCGGCTGATCGCCGGCGTGCCCCCGGCCGCGATCGAGGCGGTGCAGGCCGGTCTGCGCCGCAGCGAGTCCGAGGGCCAGCGCCGGATGCTCGACCTGCACGGCGGCTCCCGCGACGCCCTGGTGGTCGCGCCCAACCTGTGGGCCGGGGTCGGCCTGGTCCGCGGTGGCGCCGGCACCGCCCTGGTGGGCAGCCACACCGAGATCGCCGACCGCATCACCGAGTACGCCGAGCTGGGCATCACCGAGTTCATCCTGTCCGGCTACCCGCACCTCGAGGAGGCCTACTGGTTCGGCGAGGGGGTGCTGCCCGTGCTGCGCGACCGGGGCCTGTGGCAGCACCCGGCCGGCGCGGCGAACCCCGCACCGAGCAGCATCCCGTTCGCCGGGGTGGCGCCCTAA
- a CDS encoding DUF2306 domain-containing protein, with translation MRRLLPIAAVGIVTLVIIEPYLGLDRTGSRLTVSGPAHYAILVAHIFTAAVALVLGPVQFLATVRRTGRAHRIAGRVYLLAGVLPAALTAVPVAAWSGRPLTQAGLSTAAILWLITGALAYRAARRHDYTRHREWMLRNYALTFLAVTARILVPLLLLLRLPFSGDDATPVAEVVPTLIPIGQTAGWIVNLAIAEVLIRRRRTAPSPSGAGPGAGR, from the coding sequence ATGCGCCGGCTGCTCCCGATCGCCGCCGTCGGCATCGTCACGCTGGTCATCATCGAGCCGTACCTGGGCCTCGACCGCACCGGCAGCCGCCTCACCGTGTCCGGTCCGGCCCACTACGCGATCCTGGTGGCGCACATCTTCACTGCGGCCGTCGCGCTGGTGCTGGGCCCGGTCCAATTCTTGGCGACGGTACGGCGGACCGGCCGCGCCCACCGCATTGCCGGCCGGGTCTACCTGCTGGCCGGTGTCCTCCCCGCCGCCCTGACCGCGGTCCCGGTCGCCGCGTGGTCCGGGCGCCCGCTGACCCAGGCCGGTCTGTCCACCGCGGCGATCCTGTGGCTGATCACCGGCGCCCTGGCCTACCGGGCCGCGCGCCGGCACGACTACACCCGGCACCGTGAGTGGATGCTGCGCAACTACGCACTGACGTTCCTGGCGGTCACCGCCCGGATCCTCGTACCCCTGCTCCTGCTGCTCCGCCTGCCGTTCAGCGGGGACGACGCCACGCCGGTGGCCGAGGTCGTGCCCACGCTGATCCCGATCGGTCAGACGGCGGGCTGGATCGTCAACCTCGCCATCGCCGAGGTCCTGATCCGGCGCCGCCGCACCGCACCGTCACCCTCGGGCGCCGGCCCCGGGGCCGGACGTTAG
- a CDS encoding sensor histidine kinase has product MKQVAWAAGLAVVLVVGTVRVAAGQGVGLGAGALALVVTAALVTVGLRRHPLGALAGAMLTVSGYLLAGYPYGPVQVCMVIAMFEVARRRPLRTSAVACGLAAVLAAVTILLRSEPAVHEPLLLAAGWTGWVVLPWSVGALLHVTGEARERARRELVDRTAAAERIRLAGAVHDVAGHGFALVAMHAGIALLVLEEDAAQARASLEAIKATSDASLAELRGMLDAFHPRPAATGLARLGALVDEVRTAGLPVGLTLADVTLTAEADAVAYRVVQESLTNVLRHAGPTTADVRVGPAGGDVLVEVTDYGGTGRGAAAGGRGLAGLRDTVEAAGGRFTAGPTPRGGFQVTARLPMGGAA; this is encoded by the coding sequence ATGAAGCAGGTGGCGTGGGCGGCCGGGCTGGCGGTGGTCCTCGTCGTCGGCACGGTCCGGGTGGCCGCGGGGCAAGGGGTGGGGCTCGGCGCCGGGGCGCTGGCCCTGGTCGTGACCGCCGCCCTGGTGACGGTGGGGCTGCGGCGGCATCCGCTGGGGGCCCTGGCCGGGGCGATGCTGACGGTCAGCGGGTACCTGCTGGCCGGTTACCCGTACGGTCCGGTGCAGGTGTGCATGGTCATCGCGATGTTCGAGGTGGCCCGGCGCCGGCCGTTGCGGACGTCCGCGGTGGCGTGCGGCCTCGCCGCGGTGCTCGCGGCGGTGACGATTCTGCTGCGCTCGGAGCCGGCGGTGCACGAGCCGCTGCTGCTCGCGGCCGGGTGGACCGGGTGGGTGGTGCTGCCGTGGTCGGTGGGGGCTCTGCTGCACGTCACCGGCGAGGCCCGGGAGCGGGCGCGGCGGGAGCTCGTGGACCGCACCGCCGCGGCCGAGCGGATCCGGCTGGCCGGTGCGGTCCACGACGTCGCCGGGCACGGCTTCGCCCTGGTCGCCATGCACGCCGGGATCGCGCTGCTGGTGCTCGAGGAGGATGCCGCTCAGGCCCGCGCGTCGCTGGAGGCGATCAAGGCGACGAGTGACGCGTCGCTGGCGGAGCTGCGCGGCATGCTCGACGCGTTCCACCCGCGTCCGGCGGCGACCGGGCTGGCCCGGCTGGGGGCGCTCGTGGACGAGGTCCGCACGGCCGGCCTGCCGGTGGGGCTGACCCTGGCCGACGTCACGCTGACCGCCGAGGCCGACGCGGTGGCGTACCGGGTGGTGCAGGAGTCGTTGACCAACGTGCTGCGGCACGCCGGGCCGACCACCGCGGACGTCCGGGTCGGCCCGGCCGGCGGTGACGTGCTGGTCGAGGTCACCGATTACGGGGGTACCGGCCGGGGCGCTGCCGCGGGCGGGCGCGGGCTGGCCGGGTTGCGGGACACGGTGGAGGCGGCCGGCGGCCGGTTCACTGCGGGACCGACACCCCGTGGTGGCTTCCAGGTGACGGCACGGCTGCCGATGGGAGGTGCGGCATGA
- a CDS encoding helix-turn-helix transcriptional regulator gives MGAVVPVLTRWGVSADADLVYRALVQLDPRDAAGLARELGMPSRRVRDAIDELVALGAVAPGPGVVRPAAVDAVVGRLRQPRRRAIGDRPEESWRRHIAAVDGLGPLAAATVRRWSRAAARSRAAQLIAAERYEHLAINTEEVFSAESLSAARPLDRSMLDRGIRLLVVERPPLDGDLGVPGRSVADIPEGHYRQAEEVPLKLMVFDRRVAFFPADPLDLERGYVEVAEPDGVARCCALFYQLWATGRDPFREGVAPIELSTRERTLLRLLAAGHTDVTAAAAMGISPRAVSYAMRALMDRSGVENRFQLGLLLGATGTVRPEHLTNEED, from the coding sequence ATGGGGGCGGTCGTCCCGGTGCTGACCCGGTGGGGGGTCAGTGCCGACGCTGACCTTGTCTATCGCGCCCTGGTTCAGCTGGACCCGCGGGATGCGGCCGGGCTGGCCCGGGAGCTCGGGATGCCGTCCCGGCGGGTCCGCGACGCCATCGACGAGCTGGTGGCGCTGGGTGCGGTCGCGCCCGGCCCGGGGGTGGTCCGGCCGGCCGCGGTGGACGCGGTGGTCGGGCGGCTGCGGCAGCCCCGCCGGCGGGCGATCGGCGACCGGCCGGAGGAGAGCTGGCGCCGGCACATCGCGGCGGTGGACGGGCTCGGGCCGCTGGCCGCGGCGACCGTACGACGGTGGAGCCGGGCCGCCGCCCGCAGCCGGGCGGCGCAGCTGATCGCCGCCGAGCGGTACGAGCACCTGGCCATCAACACCGAGGAGGTGTTCTCCGCGGAGTCGCTGTCGGCGGCCCGGCCGCTCGACCGCTCGATGCTGGACCGGGGGATCCGGCTGCTGGTCGTGGAGCGCCCACCGCTCGACGGCGACCTGGGCGTGCCCGGGCGCAGCGTCGCCGACATCCCCGAGGGGCACTACCGGCAGGCCGAGGAGGTTCCGCTCAAGCTGATGGTCTTCGACCGGCGGGTGGCCTTCTTCCCGGCCGACCCGCTGGATCTGGAACGCGGCTACGTCGAGGTCGCCGAACCGGACGGCGTGGCCCGCTGCTGCGCGTTGTTCTACCAGCTCTGGGCCACCGGACGTGACCCGTTCCGGGAGGGGGTGGCCCCGATCGAGCTCTCCACGCGGGAGCGCACCCTGCTGCGCCTGCTGGCCGCCGGGCACACCGACGTGACCGCGGCCGCGGCGATGGGGATCAGCCCGCGGGCCGTGTCGTACGCGATGCGCGCCCTGATGGACCGGTCCGGGGTGGAGAACAGGTTTCAGCTCGGCCTGCTGCTCGGGGCGACCGGCACGGTGCGTCCCGAGCACCTGACCAACGAAGAGGACTGA